TAGAGACCTCTTCATCTTGAGCGAGCCCGAGGCTATCTCGTCGGCCTTTATGTCGAGCGTCCCGTCCTTTGCGAGATGGCAGTTCCTGCAGTCCTTCCTGCCGGACTTTATCATCCTTGCGCCGAGCCTGTGGTCCTCGCCCACGAGGAATTCCCAGGAGACGACACCCGGGTAGAAAAGGGCGATCTTTACGGGCTTGATCTTGAGCCAGTTTATGCCGGCGGCTTCCGACGGGGCGGGAAGCGCCGCTCCGGAAAGAAACAGAGCCAAGAGGATAATTCGCAAGGCACCCATGTCCAGCGTCCTTTCCGCTACGCCTTGAAGTTCGCAACCGTGCTCTTCAACGCGTCAGCCTCCCTGTTCATCTCCTCGACCGTCCTCTCGAGCCTTGCAGCCAAGGTCGCGTTGTCCTCCGCGGTCTTCTTTATGGTATCGACAGCGTTCACTATCCTTTTCGAGAAGACCATCTGTTCGGAGGTAGTGTCGGCCACCTTCGATATCTTCTCGAGCACCCTGAATATCGCCTCGGCGACCCTCCTCGTCTCCCGGGCCTGCTCCATAGTCGAGCTCTTGACCTTCTCCATGAACTCGCGCATCTGGGCCGTGTCCTTCAGGATCTCCTTGGCCGCGTGGGACTGCTCTCCCGCCGCGTTCTTTATATCTCCGACCATGTGGCTCATCACCTGCACGGCGCTCGCGATCTGGCCCGTGCCCCTGGTCTGCTCTATGGTGGCCTTCTCGATGAGCTTGGCCATCTCGAAGGACCTCCGCGACGAATCGAGGATCTTTATGAGCGCCTCCTGCGCGTTCCTCGAAAGGAGCACCCCGTCCTCGACCTTCTCCGAGCTCCTCCTCATGGACTCGACCGCCACCGAGACCTCGCTTTGCACCTGGGTTATAAGGCCGGCTATCTCCTTTGTGGAGGAGGTCGTCTTTGTCGCGAGCTCCTTTACCTGGCGGGCCACGACCGCGAACCCCTTGCCGTGCTCCCCGGCCTGGGCCGCGAGTATGGTGGCGTTCAACGCGAGGAGGTGGGTCGTATCCGCTATGTCGTTTATGACGGTAAGTATCTTCCCTATCTCCTTGGACCTCTCGCCGAGGCGGTTTACGACGAGGGCAGTGGAGGCCACCTCCTCGCTCACCTTTTCTATCCCCTCTCTCGTCTTCACGACAGAGGCCATGCCGAGGTCCTCGGCGTCCACCCTGACCCTTTCCGCGAGCTCGGCCTGGTTTCTCGAGTAGGCCTCGACCTCCTTGACGTTCTCTCCTATGTCGATGATGGAGGAGACGACGTCCTCGGTGTTCTTAAAGAGCTCGTCCACGTGGGAAGCGACCTGGTTTATCGAGACCGCAATCTCGTTTATCGACGAAGTGGTCGACGAGCCGGAGATGAAGAGCTTTTCTATGTTGACCTTCACATCCTCGACCGAGCCGGACATGGTGCGGACCGACTCCGAGACCTCGCTCGAGGAGCTCCTGAGGGCCTCGGCCTCCTCTGCGACCGTTTTTATGGACGCGTCCATTTCCTGTATGGAAGCGGAGGTATCCTCGGCGGCCTGGAGCTGTTTTTTTGCAGCGTCTATTATCTTGGCGGAGGACGCGCCTATCTGCCTAGAGGCCGCGGATACCTCCCTGGAGATGCCGAAGATGTCGCTCACCATCGTCTGCATCCCTTCCACGAACTTGTTGAACCACCTGCCGAGGAGTCCTATCTCGTCATTCGAGCTTATCTCAAGCCTCTTCGTAAGGTCGCCCTTGCCCTCGGCTATTGCCTTCAGCATCACAACCGCCCGGTCAATGGGGCGGGTTATGACGCCGGAAACCAGGAAGCTCAGCATCACGGCTATGGCGCTCATGGTAAGGAGGCCGTAGAAGATCCACTTGTTCCTCGCCCCCTCCAGAATGCCGTACATCCCGTCGAGCGAGGTGGTTATCATGAGGACCCCCCTCGCCGCCTCCTCGTGCTCGTGACAGGACGAGCATTTGGGCCTGTACTCTATCGGACGGAGATAAGTGAAAAGGTTCCTGTCCCCCTCGCTTTCGATATACCAGGCCGCCTCCTTCTGCCCCTCATTGAAGGCCTGGAGGACCTTCTTGAAATCGGGATTGTTTATGCCCTTGGCGACGTTGTTGAGCTTATTGGGGTGGTCGACGAGCCATTCCGGCTTTATCTCGCCGAACTCGGCCTTTACCGCCTCGAGGGTCTTGAAGTCCTGGAAGGCCTCCTCGACGCCGTTGGATCTTATGAGCTGGACCCGCTCTACCCCCTTGATGGTCTTCAGGCCCTCTATGAGAAAGCGCGGCATGTCCGCACGCTCGTCGAGCATGTCCTTGTAGATGGTATGGAGTATGGGCTGGGCCATGAGCTCGCTCGCGTTGAAGCGCTCTCTTAAGAGGCTCTTCTCCTCCTCGTTTATGACGAGATAGATGAGCGCCCCGAAGCCGATAAGGGTGAGCCCGATGGTAAGGGTCAGTATCTTGGATTTCAAGCCTTGCCGGAACATCGCATTACCCCTGGAATGTCTCGGCGCAAGCCGGAAGAAAGGTCAGTAAAAACGCGGTACGTCGAAATGGATGAAGGGGCGTTCTCCGCAAGGAAAAGCGGCTCGCGCGTATAATGGTATTATAAGATTTCAGGGCGCGGAATTCTATCGAAATGGGACTGTCCCCGTCATGAGGTTATCCCGGGCTGGCCCCGGGACGCGTGCCCGTCGTCAGGCTGCGTTCCATCTTATCGGACGATGGCTGTGTTACTTTAGCAGGATAGTCCGGCTGAATGCCGTCTATCTCCTGGATTTTTTCGAGGCCGGCCTTGACCTCAGCACCTCTATTTCCATCCTCCTCGCGTCAAGCTCGGCTGTGAGGGCAGTGACCCTCGACTTCGTATCCCCGAGTTCCTTCTGAAGATAGGCGACCTCGGCCTTGAGCGCGTCCTTTTCCCCGTCGAGTTCCGAGATGCGGGCCTTGAGGCTCTCGTTCTCCTTCTTTATCGACTGCCCGCAGCCCGAAATTATAAGCAACGCCGCCAGCGCAGTCCCCAGATAAAGAGCTCTTCTCATGCCCCTTTTTAACAACTCCCTTCAATGCCGGATTGCGCGATTGTACGAAAAAGCCCGGAGAGCTGTCAAGGGCCAAAAAAGGTCCTCGCCGGACGGGCAATTGCGCCTGGTTGCCTTCATGGGAGCTGGCGGCAGCCCATCTGACACAAGCATTTGTTCCTATCAACAAAAAAAGAGCAAAAAACCTTGCAATATGGTATCCTTACGGCTGTCGAGGGGGCCCGGACGCCGGGTGAAATGATTGACTATGCTAAAGATGCTGTGATATTGTAGGTTGCTTATGAGAAGGCCCATCCACTGCCCTTCCCCCGAAGTATTCAAGGAATTAGCCAAAACGCGCAACATTGTGCCCGTCGTGAGGGAGATCCTCGCGGACACCGACACCCCGGTCTCCGCCTTCATGAAGATCGACGGAGGCGGCGACGCGTTCCTCCTCGAAAGCGTCGAAGGCGGCGAAAAATGGGGCAGGTACAGCATCCTCGGCAACTCCCCGAGAAAGGTCATAAGGGGCTCCGGCAGAAAGCTTGAGGTAATCGAGGACGGAAAAACGAACGTCCTTGAAGGTAACCCGCTCGACCGCATCCGGGAGATGATGTCGGCCTACAGGCCCGCCGAGGTCGAGGGCGCGCCCAGGTTCTCGGGCGGCGCTATCGGCTACATGGGCTATGACATAGTCCGCCACATAGAGGACCTCCCGGACTCGACGCCCAGGGAGCTGGGCCTCGATGACATATACCTTATATTCACCGATACCTTCCTCGTCTTCGACAACGTCGAGCACAGGATAAAGATAGTCTCGAACGCATACATGAACGAGGGAGACGACCCCGACGAGGCCTACAGGAAATGCGTCCGGAAGATAGACGCGCTGGTCCAGAAGATGAGGGGGCCGGTGCCGGGGACGTCTTCCATAAGAGAGGCGGATACGCTATCGAACGAGGGGCAAAGGCTTGAGACCGCCTCGAATTTCAAAAGGGAGGACTTCCTCCGGGCGGTAGAGCGCATAAAGGAGTACATAGTCGAGGGCGACATATTCCAGGCGGTAATATCGCAGAGGTTCTCCGCCCCTCTCGCTTGCGACCCGTTCGAGATCTATCGGGCATTGAGGGTCATAAACCCCTCACCCTACATGTTCTTCCTCAGGCTCGGGGGCGCTACCCTCGTCGGCTCCTCTCCGGAGATACTCGTCCGGGTCGAGGGCGGAAGCGTGAACGTAAAGCCGATAGCGGGCACGCGGAAGAGGGGCAGGGACGAGGACGAAGACGTATCGCTCGAAAAAGACCTCCTTTCAGACCCCAAGGAACTGTCCGAGCATATCATGCTCGTGGACCTCGGGAGAAACGACGTGGGCAGGGTCGCGAGGGCCGGAACGGTCGAGGTCGACGAGCTAATGGCCGTGGAGAGGTACTCGCATGTCATGCACATAGTCTCTAACGTGAAGGGCGAGCTCGTAAAGGGCATGGGCTCGTTCGACGCCTTGAAGGCCTGCTTCCCGGCGGGCACCCTCACCGGCGCGCCAAAGGTGCGGGCCATGGAGATAATAGAGGAGCTCGAGCCCTCGAAGAGGGAGGTCTACGGCGGCTGCGTGGGCTACCTCGGTTTTTCAGGCAACATGGACATGTGCATAGCCATAAGGACCCTCGTCATATCGGGCGGCCGCATACACATGCAGGCCGGAGCGGGGGTGGTAGCCGACTCGGTCCCGGAGAAGGAATTCGAGGAGACCGAGAACAAGGCAAAAGGCATGCTCAAGGCGGTCGAGATGGCAATGGAAGGGCTTTTCTGAATATGATACTCATGATAGACAACTACGATTCCTTTACCTTCAACCTGGTCCAGTATTTCATGGAGCTCGGTGAGGACGTTCTGGTAAGAAGGAATGACGCCATAAAGGTCGCGGACATCGAAAAGCTCGCGCCCGGCGCGATAGTCGTCTCTCCGGGGCCGTGCGACCCGCCCAAGGCCGGTATTTCGGTGGAGGCCATAAAGGCCTTTGCAGGGAAAATCCCCATACTCGGGGTCTGCCTCGGCCACCAGGCCATAGGCTACGCCTTCGGCGGGGAGATCGTTAAGGCCCCGCGCCTCATGCACGGGAAGACCTCGATGATATACCACGACGGGAAGACCGTATTCGAAGGGATACCGAATCCCTTCGAGGCGAACCGCTATCACTCGCTCATCGTAAGGAAGGAAAGCCTCCCCGAGTGCCTCGAGATAAGCGCCTGGACCGAGATGGACGAGATAATGGGCCTCCGGCACAGGGAGCTTCCGGTAGAAGGCGTCCAGTTCCACCCGGAGTCGATACTCACGAAGGCCGGGAAGGACATTCTCCGGAACTTCCTCCGGACATACCAGGCCAGGGAGACTGGGAAGTAATGATCAAAGAAGCCCTCTCGAAGGTCATAAAGGGAACGGACTTAAGCGAGTCCGAGATGACAGGGGTCATGGACGAGGTCATGACCGGGGGGGCGAGCCCCGCCCAGATAGGGGCGCTCCTGACGGCGCTCCGGATGAAGGGCGAAACCGTCGAGGAGATAACGGGCGCTGCCAGGGTCATGCGCGAGAAGGCTACGAGGATAGACGCGCCCGAGGGCGCTGTCGATACCTGCGGGACCGGCGGTGACGAGTCCATGACCTTCAATATATCGACGGCTGCGGCGCTCGTAGCCTCTGCGGCCGGGGTCACAATAGCCAAGCACGGCAACCGCTCCGTTTCATCCAGATGCGGGAGCGCGGACGTTCTCCGGGCCCTTGGCGTCAACATAGAGGCCGAGTGCGCGAGGGTCGAGGAGTGCATACGGGAAGCCGGAATAGGCTTCCTCTTCGCGCCCATGCTCCATGGAGCCATGAAATACGCGGCGCCGGTAAGGAGGGAAATCGGCATAAGGAGCGTATTCAATATACTCGGCCCCCTCACGAATCCGGCGGGCTCTAAAAGGCAGGTAATCGGCGTCTACGACCCGGCGCTTACCGATACTCTCGCGAAGGTGCTCTTTAACCTCGGCTCAATCCGCGCCTTTATCGTCCGGGGCGAGGACGGCCTGGACGAGATAACGCTTGCCGCGGAGACGAAGATAACGGAGCTTAAGGACGGCTCCATCCATACCTATCACCTCAAGCCCGAGGACCTGGGCTTTGAGAGGTGCGCGCCTGGTGACCTTAAGGGCGGCGGGCCGGACGAGAACGCGGACATAATACTCAATGTCCTCCGGGGAGGAAAAGGCCCTGCAAGGGACGTCGTAATACTGAACGCGGCCGCCGCGATAACCGCGGCAGGCTCGGTACCGGGCTTTAAAGAGGGAGTTGCCGCCGCAAGGGGCGCCATAGATTCTGGCAAGGCCCTTGAGAAGCTCGAAAAGCTAAAGGAAATATCGAACAGATGATACTCGACGAGATACTTCAAAACAAAAGACTGGAAATAGAGAAGGCAAAGGCCGAGTTCCCCATTGACGGCATAATGGATAAGCTCCCCAAGGTGCCCAGGCCCAAGGACTTCGAGAGGGCCATCGCCTACAGGGGCGGCGCGGACCGCATACGGATAATAGCCGAGATAAAAAGGGGCTCCCCCTCGAAGGGGATGATAAGGGAATACTTCGTGCCCGCGGAGATAGCCCGCGGCTACATCGAGGGAGGGGCCGCGGCCATCTCGGTCATAACCGACGAGAAGTTCTTCATGGGTAAGCTCGAGTATCTCACGGCCTTGAGAGGCAACATAAGGCTACCGCTCCTACGAAAGGACTTCATAATAGACGAGTACCAGGTCTATGAATCGAGGGTATCCGGAGCTGACGCGCTCCTCCTTATTGTCGCGGCACTTCCGAAGGACGAGCTTAAAAAACTCCTCGACCTCACCTGTTCGCTCGGCATGTCCGCACTTGTCGAGGTGCACGATGAGACAGAGCTTGAAACGGCTTTGGACGTAGGGGCCAGGATAATCGGCGTCAACAACAGGGACTTGAAGACCTTCAAGACCGACCTTGAGACGACGATAAGGCTCGCCCCGTACGTGCCGAAGGACAGGGTCCTAGTAAGCGAGAGCGGCATAAACACGCACGAGGACATACTGAGGCTCAGGGAATGCGGGGTCGAGGCCTTCCTCATAGGAGAGGCGCTCATGAGGGAGGAGAACTTCAGAAAGAAGCTGAGGGAACTTAGAGGTGTCAAAGAGTATACGGGTAAAGATATGTGGAATCACAAACCTTGAGGATGCGCTCAAGGCCGCGGAGCTCGGGGCTGATTCGCTTGGTTTCATCTTCTATAAAAAGAGCCCCAGGTACATAAGCCCTAGGACGGCCGGGCTCATAATAAGGGAGCTCCCGCCGTTCATAACTCCTGTGGGCGTCTTCGTGGACGAGGAGCTTACAAAGGTCGCCGCCACGGCCGCTGAGACAGGAATATGCACCGCGCAGCTCCACGGGAGCGAGTCGCCGGAGTACTGCGAACGTCTCGGCATCAAGGTCATAAAGGCCATAAGGGTCAGGGATATGGCC
This sequence is a window from Deltaproteobacteria bacterium. Protein-coding genes within it:
- a CDS encoding HAMP domain-containing protein, yielding MFRQGLKSKILTLTIGLTLIGFGALIYLVINEEEKSLLRERFNASELMAQPILHTIYKDMLDERADMPRFLIEGLKTIKGVERVQLIRSNGVEEAFQDFKTLEAVKAEFGEIKPEWLVDHPNKLNNVAKGINNPDFKKVLQAFNEGQKEAAWYIESEGDRNLFTYLRPIEYRPKCSSCHEHEEAARGVLMITTSLDGMYGILEGARNKWIFYGLLTMSAIAVMLSFLVSGVITRPIDRAVVMLKAIAEGKGDLTKRLEISSNDEIGLLGRWFNKFVEGMQTMVSDIFGISREVSAASRQIGASSAKIIDAAKKQLQAAEDTSASIQEMDASIKTVAEEAEALRSSSSEVSESVRTMSGSVEDVKVNIEKLFISGSSTTSSINEIAVSINQVASHVDELFKNTEDVVSSIIDIGENVKEVEAYSRNQAELAERVRVDAEDLGMASVVKTREGIEKVSEEVASTALVVNRLGERSKEIGKILTVINDIADTTHLLALNATILAAQAGEHGKGFAVVARQVKELATKTTSSTKEIAGLITQVQSEVSVAVESMRRSSEKVEDGVLLSRNAQEALIKILDSSRRSFEMAKLIEKATIEQTRGTGQIASAVQVMSHMVGDIKNAAGEQSHAAKEILKDTAQMREFMEKVKSSTMEQARETRRVAEAIFRVLEKISKVADTTSEQMVFSKRIVNAVDTIKKTAEDNATLAARLERTVEEMNREADALKSTVANFKA
- the trpE gene encoding anthranilate synthase component I; translation: MRRPIHCPSPEVFKELAKTRNIVPVVREILADTDTPVSAFMKIDGGGDAFLLESVEGGEKWGRYSILGNSPRKVIRGSGRKLEVIEDGKTNVLEGNPLDRIREMMSAYRPAEVEGAPRFSGGAIGYMGYDIVRHIEDLPDSTPRELGLDDIYLIFTDTFLVFDNVEHRIKIVSNAYMNEGDDPDEAYRKCVRKIDALVQKMRGPVPGTSSIREADTLSNEGQRLETASNFKREDFLRAVERIKEYIVEGDIFQAVISQRFSAPLACDPFEIYRALRVINPSPYMFFLRLGGATLVGSSPEILVRVEGGSVNVKPIAGTRKRGRDEDEDVSLEKDLLSDPKELSEHIMLVDLGRNDVGRVARAGTVEVDELMAVERYSHVMHIVSNVKGELVKGMGSFDALKACFPAGTLTGAPKVRAMEIIEELEPSKREVYGGCVGYLGFSGNMDMCIAIRTLVISGGRIHMQAGAGVVADSVPEKEFEETENKAKGMLKAVEMAMEGLF
- the pabA gene encoding aminodeoxychorismate/anthranilate synthase component II — encoded protein: MILMIDNYDSFTFNLVQYFMELGEDVLVRRNDAIKVADIEKLAPGAIVVSPGPCDPPKAGISVEAIKAFAGKIPILGVCLGHQAIGYAFGGEIVKAPRLMHGKTSMIYHDGKTVFEGIPNPFEANRYHSLIVRKESLPECLEISAWTEMDEIMGLRHRELPVEGVQFHPESILTKAGKDILRNFLRTYQARETGK
- the trpD gene encoding anthranilate phosphoribosyltransferase, with the protein product MIKEALSKVIKGTDLSESEMTGVMDEVMTGGASPAQIGALLTALRMKGETVEEITGAARVMREKATRIDAPEGAVDTCGTGGDESMTFNISTAAALVASAAGVTIAKHGNRSVSSRCGSADVLRALGVNIEAECARVEECIREAGIGFLFAPMLHGAMKYAAPVRREIGIRSVFNILGPLTNPAGSKRQVIGVYDPALTDTLAKVLFNLGSIRAFIVRGEDGLDEITLAAETKITELKDGSIHTYHLKPEDLGFERCAPGDLKGGGPDENADIILNVLRGGKGPARDVVILNAAAAITAAGSVPGFKEGVAAARGAIDSGKALEKLEKLKEISNR
- the trpC gene encoding indole-3-glycerol phosphate synthase TrpC, which produces MILDEILQNKRLEIEKAKAEFPIDGIMDKLPKVPRPKDFERAIAYRGGADRIRIIAEIKRGSPSKGMIREYFVPAEIARGYIEGGAAAISVITDEKFFMGKLEYLTALRGNIRLPLLRKDFIIDEYQVYESRVSGADALLLIVAALPKDELKKLLDLTCSLGMSALVEVHDETELETALDVGARIIGVNNRDLKTFKTDLETTIRLAPYVPKDRVLVSESGINTHEDILRLRECGVEAFLIGEALMREENFRKKLRELRGVKEYTGKDMWNHKP
- a CDS encoding phosphoribosylanthranilate isomerase, translating into MRVKICGITNLEDALKAAELGADSLGFIFYKKSPRYISPRTAGLIIRELPPFITPVGVFVDEELTKVAATAAETGICTAQLHGSESPEYCERLGIKVIKAIRVRDMADINRLRPYNVSAYLLDTFKEGVHGGTGETFDWDIAVEAKALGRIILSGGLNPENVKEAVEKVRPYAVDACSGVEIKDRPGRKDHTKLKEFMERVRG